One region of Pseudomonas sp. ABC1 genomic DNA includes:
- the cobG gene encoding precorrin-3B synthase yields the protein MPALDGGICRIKLACGRMSSEQARQVAAAAEACGEGVLELTNRSNLQLRSIRPEHEPELIRRLLEAGLGPRQAGADDVRNLLVSPAAGLDPQAILDVRPQAERLLTLLQDTPAFHALSPKFALQLDGGEALAAIDHPHDIWLAALPGGERLALGLAGCPWQAPVLEVSVASATELVACLLEAFLRLAQPGESRMRHLLARLPVAAFLAALDQPPAFSLGSSARRSIRPVAPRPGSYPQRQAGLAMCLAGAPLGRLHATQWRALAEIAEDEGTGWLHLTPWQGVLLPGVKLERVELVQARLHAIGLLTEDSDPLLRLTACSGSAGCGRGLADTKSDALRLAGLLPTTGGTSGIHLSGCPRSCAAAHVAPYTLLAQTPGHYSLYRRTQDAAGFGQLLATSIGIDEAAAWLAASDDQDSLHD from the coding sequence GTGCCAGCGCTGGATGGCGGTATCTGCCGGATCAAGCTGGCCTGCGGGCGGATGTCGAGCGAGCAGGCCCGCCAGGTTGCGGCAGCGGCAGAAGCCTGCGGGGAAGGCGTGCTGGAGCTGACCAATCGCAGCAACCTGCAACTGCGCAGCATACGCCCCGAGCATGAACCTGAACTGATCCGCCGCCTGCTGGAGGCTGGCCTCGGGCCACGCCAGGCCGGTGCCGACGATGTGCGCAACCTGCTGGTCAGCCCTGCCGCCGGGCTCGATCCGCAGGCCATCCTCGATGTGCGGCCCCAGGCCGAACGCCTGCTGACGCTGTTGCAGGACACACCGGCATTCCATGCCCTTTCGCCGAAGTTCGCCCTGCAACTCGATGGCGGCGAAGCGCTGGCCGCCATCGACCACCCGCACGATATCTGGCTCGCAGCCTTGCCCGGTGGCGAGCGTCTCGCGCTGGGGCTGGCCGGTTGCCCGTGGCAGGCGCCCGTGCTGGAGGTCAGTGTGGCGTCGGCAACGGAACTGGTGGCGTGCCTGTTGGAGGCTTTTCTGCGACTGGCCCAGCCCGGCGAAAGCCGTATGCGGCACCTGCTGGCGCGCCTGCCTGTGGCCGCGTTTCTCGCGGCGCTGGATCAACCTCCGGCATTTTCCCTGGGATCGTCGGCCAGGCGCTCGATTCGGCCCGTCGCGCCACGTCCGGGCAGTTATCCGCAACGTCAGGCCGGGCTGGCCATGTGCCTGGCTGGCGCACCACTGGGGCGCCTGCACGCGACGCAATGGCGTGCATTGGCCGAGATCGCCGAAGACGAGGGAACCGGCTGGCTGCACCTCACCCCCTGGCAGGGCGTGTTGCTGCCGGGCGTGAAGCTGGAGCGCGTCGAATTGGTCCAGGCACGCCTGCACGCTATCGGCCTGCTGACCGAGGACTCGGACCCTTTGCTGCGGCTGACGGCCTGTAGCGGCTCGGCGGGATGTGGTAGGGGGTTGGCCGACACCAAGTCCGATGCGCTACGTCTGGCTGGCCTGCTGCCCACCACTGGAGGCACCTCGGGCATTCATCTGAGCGGCTGCCCACGCAGTTGTGCGGCGGCCCATGTCGCCCCCTATACCTTACTGGCGCAAACGCCAGGGCATTACTCACTCTACCGGCGGACGCAGGATGCGGCCGGTTTCGGCCAGTTGCTGGCCACTTCGATAGGCATAGACGAGGCTGCCGCATGGCTGGCCGCATCCGACGATCAGGACTCCCTGCATGATTGA
- a CDS encoding precorrin-8X methylmutase → MIDYIRDGQAIYRQSFATIRAEADLSGIPVDLEKLAVRVIHACGMVDVVHDLRFSPGAGAIGRAALAEGASILCDARMVAEGITRARLPAHNEVICTLNQADVPQLAERHGNTRSAVALEHWRPHLEGSVVVIGNAPTALFYLLEMLDAGAPRPALVIGMPVGFVGAAESKALLALDSRGVPFVTVLGRRGGSAMAAAAVNALATERE, encoded by the coding sequence ATGATTGACTATATTCGCGACGGCCAGGCCATTTACCGCCAGTCGTTCGCCACCATTCGCGCCGAAGCCGACCTGTCCGGCATCCCCGTAGATCTGGAAAAACTCGCGGTCCGGGTCATCCATGCCTGCGGCATGGTCGACGTGGTGCACGACCTGCGCTTTTCCCCCGGTGCGGGGGCCATCGGCCGCGCCGCCCTGGCGGAGGGGGCCTCGATCCTCTGCGATGCTCGAATGGTGGCCGAAGGCATTACCCGTGCCCGGCTACCGGCGCACAACGAAGTGATCTGCACCCTGAACCAGGCCGATGTGCCGCAACTGGCCGAACGCCATGGCAATACCCGCTCGGCGGTGGCCCTGGAGCACTGGCGTCCACACCTCGAGGGTAGCGTGGTGGTGATCGGCAACGCGCCGACGGCGCTGTTCTACCTGCTGGAAATGCTCGATGCCGGTGCGCCGCGCCCGGCCCTGGTCATCGGCATGCCGGTGGGCTTCGTCGGCGCCGCCGAATCCAAGGCGCTGTTGGCGCTGGACAGCCGAGGCGTGCCTTTCGTCACCGTGCTCGGCCGCCGTGGCGGCAGTGCCATGGCCGCCGCCGCCGTCAACGCACTGGCCACGGAGCGCGAATGA
- a CDS encoding precorrin-2 C(20)-methyltransferase has protein sequence MMTGKGRLLGIGVGPGDPELITLKALRLLRTAPVIGHFVARAKAEKGQGGNAFGIIEAHLQPEQVRLPLVYPVTTEKLDPPQTYEGIISDFYDGCAVHIAGHLDAGRDVAVICEGDPFFFGSYMYLHDRLAGRYEAEVVPGVCSMLGCASVLGTPLVYRNQSLSVLSGVLPEEELEQRLALAEAAVVMKLGRNFDKVRRVLRRLGLAERAHYVERATMAAQRILPLDEVDPMSSPYFSMIVVPGLKWSA, from the coding sequence ATGATGACGGGCAAAGGGCGGCTGCTGGGTATCGGCGTCGGGCCGGGCGACCCTGAACTGATTACGCTCAAGGCACTGCGCCTCCTGCGCACGGCGCCGGTGATCGGCCATTTCGTCGCCCGCGCCAAGGCGGAGAAGGGGCAGGGTGGCAACGCCTTCGGCATCATCGAGGCGCACCTGCAGCCCGAGCAGGTACGCCTGCCGCTGGTCTACCCGGTGACCACCGAAAAGCTCGATCCTCCGCAGACCTACGAAGGGATCATCAGCGACTTCTACGACGGTTGCGCCGTGCATATCGCCGGACACCTGGACGCAGGGCGCGACGTGGCGGTGATCTGCGAAGGCGACCCGTTCTTCTTCGGCTCCTATATGTACCTGCACGACCGACTGGCCGGACGTTACGAGGCGGAAGTGGTGCCCGGTGTCTGCTCCATGCTTGGCTGCGCCTCGGTGCTCGGGACGCCGCTGGTCTATCGCAACCAGAGCCTCTCGGTACTCTCCGGGGTGCTGCCCGAGGAGGAGCTGGAGCAGCGCCTGGCACTGGCCGAGGCGGCGGTGGTGATGAAGCTTGGGCGTAACTTCGACAAGGTACGCCGGGTGCTGCGCCGCCTGGGACTGGCGGAGCGTGCGCACTATGTCGAGCGGGCAACCATGGCGGCGCAGCGCATCCTGCCACTGGACGAGGTGGACCCAATGTCGTCGCCGTATTTTTCGATGATCGTCGTCCCTGGCCTGAAGTGGAGCGCCTGA
- the cobJ gene encoding precorrin-3B C(17)-methyltransferase, with translation MPSTIAPALIVLGASAVPTARRIQARYPEARLFGLRGRVDEAEYGYDNFGETLRELYRAGTPIIALCAAGIVVRSLASVLEEKGEEPPVLALAEDGSAVVPLLGGLAGVNEMAKALAAHLGVTPAITTSGELRFGTCLLNPPRGYVLADLQQGKQLVSDLLAGARLRVEGEAPWLDGKRLPLAKDGERLLRVAPQLPGVEEGLAIYPQVTLLLCRTASLNQADVQQALQDAGLAPQSLAALLWEGIAGSHPALEELAKSLGVPLRFLDSTASLPMPAWQSEQLSLHLVAAPALATVHGQPRGRLHVVGLGPGAAGLLAPDVRQALDEAEDVLGYETYVKMAGPFRAGQCLHASDNREELQRAAHAFELAASGRRVVMVSSGDPGVFAMAAAVLEALEASDDPRWQGVELRILPGISAAMAAAALAGAPLGHDFCLISLSDNLKPWAIIAKRLRHAAEADLAMAFYNPISRARPWQLGRALELLREHREDSTEVVLARDVGRPAERLTLTTLGELRIEQVDMRTLVIIGSSQTRRFARTDGGAWVYTPRSYPNT, from the coding sequence ATGCCATCGACTATCGCTCCCGCCCTGATTGTCCTGGGCGCCAGCGCCGTGCCCACCGCGCGGCGTATCCAGGCGCGCTATCCCGAGGCACGGCTGTTCGGCTTGCGCGGCCGTGTCGACGAGGCCGAGTACGGCTACGACAATTTTGGCGAGACATTGCGCGAGCTGTACCGGGCCGGTACACCGATCATCGCCCTGTGCGCGGCGGGTATCGTTGTCCGCAGCCTGGCGTCGGTGCTGGAAGAGAAGGGCGAAGAGCCGCCGGTACTGGCCCTGGCCGAGGACGGTAGCGCAGTGGTGCCGTTGCTCGGAGGCCTGGCGGGTGTCAATGAGATGGCCAAGGCGCTGGCCGCGCACCTGGGCGTCACACCAGCGATCACCACCAGTGGCGAGCTGCGCTTCGGCACCTGCCTGCTGAACCCGCCGCGGGGTTATGTGCTGGCCGATCTGCAGCAAGGCAAGCAGCTGGTCAGCGATTTGCTCGCCGGAGCGCGCCTGCGTGTCGAAGGCGAAGCGCCCTGGCTCGACGGCAAGCGCTTGCCATTGGCCAAGGATGGCGAACGCCTGTTGCGTGTCGCGCCGCAGTTGCCTGGTGTGGAGGAGGGCTTGGCGATTTATCCGCAGGTGACTTTGCTGCTGTGCCGTACAGCGTCGCTCAACCAGGCCGATGTCCAGCAGGCGCTGCAGGATGCTGGCCTGGCCCCTCAGTCCCTGGCGGCGCTGCTGTGGGAAGGGATTGCGGGCAGTCATCCAGCACTGGAAGAGCTGGCGAAGTCGCTGGGCGTGCCGTTGCGCTTCCTCGACTCTACGGCCTCCTTACCCATGCCCGCCTGGCAGAGTGAGCAGCTGAGCCTGCACTTGGTTGCAGCTCCTGCACTGGCCACGGTCCATGGCCAGCCCAGAGGCCGCCTGCACGTGGTCGGTCTCGGCCCGGGAGCCGCAGGGCTGTTGGCACCGGATGTCCGGCAGGCGCTGGACGAAGCCGAGGACGTGCTTGGTTATGAAACCTACGTGAAGATGGCCGGACCATTCCGCGCAGGGCAATGCCTGCATGCCAGCGATAACCGCGAAGAGTTGCAACGCGCTGCCCATGCCTTCGAGCTGGCGGCCAGCGGCCGGCGCGTGGTGATGGTGTCGTCCGGCGACCCCGGTGTCTTCGCCATGGCGGCGGCGGTGCTGGAGGCACTGGAAGCCTCGGATGATCCTCGCTGGCAGGGCGTCGAGCTGCGCATCCTGCCGGGAATCAGCGCCGCCATGGCCGCCGCGGCGCTGGCAGGCGCCCCGCTGGGGCATGACTTCTGCCTGATTTCGCTGTCGGACAACCTCAAACCCTGGGCCATCATCGCAAAGCGTCTGCGACATGCGGCAGAGGCAGACCTGGCCATGGCCTTCTACAACCCGATTTCGCGTGCACGCCCCTGGCAGTTGGGGAGGGCGCTGGAGCTGCTGCGCGAGCATCGGGAGGACTCAACCGAGGTGGTACTCGCCCGTGACGTGGGCCGCCCGGCTGAACGCCTGACACTGACCACCCTGGGCGAGCTGCGGATCGAGCAGGTGGACATGCGCACCCTGGTGATCATCGGCTCCAGCCAGACCCGGCGTTTTGCCCGCACCGATGGCGGCGCCTGGGTCTATACCCCGCGCAGCTACCCGAACACGTAG
- the cobF gene encoding precorrin-6A synthase (deacetylating), with the protein MKQILIIGIGAGDPDHLTVQAIKAMNRADAFFLMDKGTAKGSLIDHRRYLCEQVIEGRDYRFIEADCPERVRDVPDYRGAVEDLNRDKRGVFEWMIGEQLQDGECGAFLVWGDPALYDSTIRIIEAIAAEGRHAIDYQVIPGISSLQALAARHRVCFNGIGRAFQVTPARRLAEQGWPEGMDSVLVMLDAQDTYRHFTGQNLTIYWGAYVGSADETLIAGPLDEVAERIRETRAELRERHGWIMDSYLLRKRP; encoded by the coding sequence GTGAAGCAGATACTGATCATCGGCATCGGAGCCGGTGACCCGGACCACCTGACGGTGCAGGCGATCAAGGCCATGAACCGTGCCGATGCCTTCTTCCTGATGGACAAAGGCACCGCCAAGGGTTCTCTGATCGATCATCGTCGCTACCTGTGCGAACAGGTCATCGAAGGCCGTGACTACCGCTTTATCGAAGCGGATTGCCCTGAGCGCGTGCGCGACGTGCCTGACTACCGGGGCGCGGTCGAAGACCTCAACCGCGACAAGCGCGGAGTCTTCGAGTGGATGATCGGCGAACAGCTGCAAGACGGTGAATGCGGCGCATTTCTGGTCTGGGGCGATCCGGCGCTGTACGACAGTACGATCCGCATCATCGAAGCCATCGCCGCAGAGGGACGGCATGCCATCGACTACCAGGTGATTCCGGGTATCAGCAGCCTGCAAGCCCTCGCCGCGCGGCATCGGGTCTGCTTCAACGGCATCGGGCGGGCCTTCCAGGTGACCCCGGCCCGGCGCCTGGCCGAACAGGGCTGGCCAGAGGGCATGGACAGTGTCCTGGTGATGCTGGATGCCCAGGACACTTATCGCCACTTCACCGGCCAGAACCTGACAATCTACTGGGGTGCCTACGTCGGCAGCGCCGATGAAACGCTGATCGCCGGCCCGCTGGATGAGGTGGCGGAGCGTATCCGCGAGACCCGTGCCGAACTGCGCGAACGCCATGGCTGGATCATGGACAGCTATCTGTTACGCAAGCGTCCATAA
- a CDS encoding cobalamin biosynthesis protein, which yields MGVERIVAGFGCRRGCTADELSTLLNAALLEQGLAGKRLDGLASSERKRDEPGLAQLAQGLGLDVVFINDECLQAQAAGLSEVSPVARREFALDGVAEAAALVLAGRLGRHPARLLMRKRRSANATLALAISQEEA from the coding sequence ATGGGAGTTGAACGTATCGTAGCCGGCTTCGGCTGCCGACGCGGCTGTACTGCCGACGAGCTGTCGACGTTACTGAATGCCGCATTGCTGGAGCAGGGCTTGGCTGGCAAACGTCTCGACGGCCTGGCGTCCAGCGAGCGCAAGCGTGACGAGCCTGGCCTGGCCCAGTTGGCACAAGGGTTGGGTTTGGATGTGGTGTTCATCAACGACGAGTGTCTGCAAGCCCAGGCTGCCGGGTTGAGCGAGGTTTCGCCGGTCGCACGCCGGGAGTTTGCCCTCGATGGCGTTGCCGAAGCGGCGGCGCTGGTCCTGGCCGGACGGCTCGGCCGACACCCGGCAAGACTCTTGATGCGCAAGCGCCGCAGTGCCAATGCGACGCTGGCGCTGGCCATTTCCCAGGAGGAAGCATGA
- the cobM gene encoding precorrin-4 C(11)-methyltransferase: protein MTVYFIGAGPGDPELITVKGQRLIRQCPVILYAGSLVPEAVLRGNSAERVVNTAELTLEAIIDLLQEAHGQGRDVARVHSGDPSLYGAIGEQIHHLRALGIPFEIIPGVTATSACAALLEAELTLPGISQTLILTRYGARSPMPDGESLGELARHRATLAIHLGVRHIERIVAELLPHYGADCPVAVVYRASWPDQQVLSGTLEDIARQVRSQELERTALILVGRVLCAEDIQPSTLYSASHGHLFRR from the coding sequence ATGACGGTCTATTTTATCGGCGCAGGTCCCGGCGACCCTGAGCTGATCACGGTCAAGGGCCAGCGGCTGATCCGCCAATGCCCGGTGATTCTCTATGCCGGTTCACTGGTGCCAGAGGCCGTGCTGCGAGGCAACAGTGCCGAACGGGTGGTGAACACCGCAGAACTGACGCTGGAAGCGATCATCGACCTGCTGCAAGAAGCCCATGGGCAGGGAAGGGATGTCGCGCGCGTGCACTCTGGCGATCCATCCCTGTACGGCGCCATTGGCGAGCAGATCCATCATTTGCGAGCACTGGGGATTCCCTTCGAGATCATTCCGGGCGTGACCGCCACCTCAGCCTGTGCGGCGTTACTGGAAGCCGAACTGACCCTGCCAGGTATTTCCCAGACATTGATCCTGACACGCTACGGCGCACGCTCACCGATGCCGGATGGCGAATCCCTCGGCGAGTTGGCCAGGCACCGGGCGACCCTGGCGATCCACCTGGGCGTCAGGCATATAGAGCGGATCGTCGCCGAGTTGCTGCCGCACTATGGCGCTGATTGCCCAGTGGCAGTCGTCTATCGCGCCAGTTGGCCGGACCAGCAAGTGTTGAGCGGGACACTGGAAGACATTGCCAGGCAGGTTCGCTCGCAGGAACTCGAACGGACAGCGCTGATCCTCGTCGGCCGTGTGCTGTGCGCTGAAGATATTCAGCCATCGACACTCTACAGCGCATCCCATGGGCATCTGTTCAGACGTTAG
- a CDS encoding ATP-dependent endonuclease: MNRVAHTGFSWHIASTSREGKCRPGWQPSESGEGIALFLSALKIENFRQFGHGGHALNIHFNEGVTALVGENDAGKTAVIDAIRYVLQTRDAEYLRLQIEDFHIARDGSQAETITLTCTLEGLSTAELGAFAEYVTFKDGVKRLYVHWSARRVVASAPTRKWADISVRSGEHGEGP, from the coding sequence ATGAATCGAGTAGCTCACACAGGTTTTTCATGGCATATAGCCAGCACATCCAGGGAGGGAAAGTGTCGGCCAGGCTGGCAACCCTCTGAATCAGGTGAGGGTATCGCTTTGTTCCTTTCAGCTTTGAAAATCGAAAATTTCCGTCAGTTCGGCCATGGTGGTCATGCGCTGAATATCCACTTCAACGAGGGTGTCACCGCTCTCGTTGGTGAAAACGACGCGGGTAAAACTGCCGTCATCGATGCGATCCGCTACGTCCTGCAAACCCGAGATGCTGAGTACCTTCGACTACAGATCGAGGACTTCCACATCGCCAGAGACGGTAGCCAAGCAGAGACCATCACCCTTACATGCACTCTGGAGGGGCTGAGCACCGCTGAGCTTGGTGCTTTCGCTGAGTACGTGACCTTCAAAGACGGTGTTAAAAGACTTTACGTCCACTGGTCTGCGCGCCGTGTCGTGGCATCTGCCCCAACTCGTAAATGGGCCGATATCTCAGTTCGCTCTGGGGAGCACGGGGAAGGCCCGTAA
- a CDS encoding ATPase, whose amino-acid sequence MLKVVPKITAVNYDIHPTDTARVKSPHYKDNEHYAHHAECEWVLPDEDESSDAPLPGETELQTRTRLAKRQLTSVIDIFVPPTQPEQPVVRPPQAVPGNEDEAGPNRQRGDGDAEGTRTDRKHRSGDLRELVDYYHDTREALKDLFPEVTINVTGRGEIPLRSYFKKVAWAKPDTAGYVYSGGGRIERREGSGFVFRFFDKVADKEAFLQVSDEVMTQHRSRRYVNELLDQARVVRYFTFYFLGTFAYHEASDTMIAEVTDLRCLAIDLGPLKS is encoded by the coding sequence ATGCTCAAGGTGGTGCCTAAGATCACAGCCGTCAATTACGACATCCACCCAACCGACACAGCGCGCGTCAAATCTCCCCACTACAAAGACAACGAGCACTATGCCCATCATGCAGAGTGCGAGTGGGTGCTGCCCGATGAGGACGAGAGTAGCGATGCACCGCTGCCAGGAGAAACAGAGTTACAGACACGCACCCGCCTAGCTAAACGCCAACTCACCTCGGTCATCGATATATTTGTTCCCCCGACGCAGCCAGAACAACCGGTAGTCCGTCCACCTCAAGCCGTCCCAGGTAACGAGGACGAGGCAGGGCCCAATCGTCAACGTGGCGACGGTGACGCAGAAGGTACCCGAACCGACCGGAAGCACCGGAGCGGTGATCTTCGAGAGCTGGTGGATTATTACCACGACACACGCGAGGCCCTCAAAGATCTGTTTCCTGAAGTAACCATCAACGTGACAGGGCGAGGCGAGATACCGCTGCGTTCGTACTTCAAGAAGGTGGCTTGGGCCAAACCTGATACCGCAGGATACGTCTACAGCGGTGGCGGGAGGATCGAACGAAGAGAAGGGTCTGGCTTCGTATTCAGGTTCTTCGACAAGGTCGCGGATAAGGAAGCCTTTCTCCAGGTCTCCGATGAGGTCATGACTCAGCACCGATCGAGGCGCTATGTGAATGAACTTCTCGATCAGGCCCGAGTGGTAAGGTACTTCACGTTTTACTTCCTCGGCACTTTCGCCTATCACGAGGCCAGCGACACCATGATTGCAGAGGTCACCGACCTTCGCTGCCTGGCGATTGACCTTGGGCCTTTGAAAAGCTGA
- a CDS encoding 3'-5' exonuclease, whose product MKAEKEIYVSVDIEASGPIPGKYSMLSIGACLAANPAEQFSCLLKPISQEFVPAALEVTGLSLEKLREEGLEPSEAMAQFKAWVESVAHADQTVVFVGFNASFDWSFVNYYFHLFLGENPFGIAALDIKSMYFGAADCTWKSTRSSEIEKVVNPKSSGNHDALDDAVYQAELFNLIREKLMIGRV is encoded by the coding sequence ATGAAAGCCGAAAAAGAAATTTACGTCTCTGTCGACATTGAGGCATCGGGCCCGATCCCTGGCAAGTACAGCATGCTGTCGATCGGCGCGTGCCTGGCGGCGAATCCGGCGGAGCAGTTCTCTTGCTTGCTGAAGCCTATATCTCAAGAGTTTGTGCCTGCAGCCCTTGAGGTCACAGGTTTGTCACTGGAGAAGCTTCGTGAAGAGGGCCTGGAGCCTAGCGAGGCGATGGCGCAGTTCAAGGCATGGGTGGAGTCAGTAGCTCATGCCGACCAAACAGTGGTGTTCGTAGGGTTCAACGCTTCCTTCGACTGGAGCTTCGTGAATTACTACTTCCATCTGTTTTTGGGAGAAAATCCCTTCGGCATCGCAGCACTCGACATCAAGTCGATGTACTTCGGTGCTGCCGACTGCACTTGGAAGTCGACGCGATCCAGCGAGATTGAGAAGGTTGTTAACCCGAAAAGTTCGGGCAACCACGACGCCCTTGACGACGCCGTTTATCAGGCAGAGTTGTTCAACTTGATTCGTGAAAAGCTGATGATTGGAAGAGTCTAA